The following coding sequences are from one Blastocatellia bacterium window:
- a CDS encoding DUF87 domain-containing protein has protein sequence MLFADSEVFGTFKGFNEKGLEFAAEIVAPYNASMLERPQLGQFLLVELGSPEEAALGRITRFVPTGLLTTPEGEDYINTMQRRQQPVPEDLKQQRLKYRVQIKLLGAVRMNGDEVMYVPSQRRLPHLGARVALPSEKVLGALCKLSGGQTELGDYVLGEFVYCGSKNIPKAPVFFRALDPKLPVMFDIHNLVSRRSVVFARAGYGKSNLIKFLISELYRMPPKTENGRDVGTLIFDPDGEYFWPDTVKGRPGLCDVPHLQEKLVVFTNRPAPNPYYGSWKAGEVKLDIRDLPARDVISIAVSPERQAQQNVLKLKALSSSDWRGLVDLIHTQGLQASDNDVGDLLGYSPEQIRNSTAEIAAARSNMFAVVRTLHDPNSRVLAGTLAALERGGIVVLDISLLSTGAGNMLAGLVLRRIFSHNQEYFTGGLRVLPTIMVLEEAQSVLGRNLEEGSPFVEWVKEGRKYDLGAILVTQQPGSMAPELLSQADNWFCFHLLSDGDAGTLGKYNSHYSDDILAHLIGEPISGNCYMWSAPDQPFVLPVRIRNFEDLYREKVNKDPGTPPLKKTMAKDIVELVSQAEGRLAEALIEKLKQPIVAYVELPGVLSGGATGIGVGSGQLYYLIREIKTTADATPEDELKVLLFNRIFGEGNYVIAKDPGTNKDYFCASAQEWERVLGQKPKVR, from the coding sequence ATGTTATTTGCCGATTCGGAGGTGTTCGGTACTTTTAAGGGATTCAACGAGAAGGGACTAGAATTTGCTGCCGAGATCGTCGCTCCCTACAATGCCTCGATGCTGGAACGTCCTCAGCTTGGTCAATTCTTACTCGTTGAGCTTGGCTCACCCGAAGAGGCGGCGCTGGGGCGAATTACGCGATTTGTTCCTACTGGTTTGCTCACAACACCGGAGGGTGAAGATTACATCAATACCATGCAGCGCCGCCAACAGCCTGTTCCCGAGGACTTGAAGCAGCAACGTTTGAAATACCGCGTGCAAATCAAGCTGCTCGGCGCTGTGCGAATGAATGGCGATGAGGTGATGTATGTGCCTTCACAGAGGCGATTGCCACACCTTGGTGCAAGAGTTGCGCTCCCAAGTGAGAAGGTTCTCGGCGCGCTTTGCAAACTGAGTGGAGGGCAAACAGAGCTAGGCGATTACGTCCTGGGCGAGTTTGTCTATTGCGGTAGCAAAAATATTCCCAAAGCGCCTGTCTTCTTCCGGGCGCTCGATCCGAAACTGCCTGTCATGTTTGACATTCACAACCTAGTTTCCCGCCGGTCGGTTGTCTTCGCTAGAGCCGGTTACGGAAAATCCAACCTCATCAAATTCCTCATCTCCGAACTGTACCGCATGCCTCCCAAAACTGAGAACGGACGAGATGTGGGAACCTTGATATTTGACCCTGATGGCGAGTACTTCTGGCCTGACACTGTAAAGGGGCGTCCAGGGTTATGTGACGTGCCCCACTTGCAAGAGAAGCTTGTAGTTTTCACCAATCGCCCAGCACCCAATCCTTACTACGGAAGCTGGAAAGCTGGCGAAGTTAAACTGGATATTCGTGATTTGCCTGCCCGTGATGTCATCAGCATCGCAGTTTCTCCAGAGCGACAAGCGCAGCAAAATGTTCTAAAGTTGAAAGCCCTGTCATCGAGTGATTGGCGTGGGCTTGTTGATCTGATCCACACTCAGGGGCTTCAAGCGTCTGACAATGATGTGGGTGATTTGCTAGGCTATTCGCCAGAGCAGATTCGTAATAGTACGGCAGAAATCGCGGCAGCCAGAAGCAACATGTTTGCAGTGGTCAGAACGCTTCATGACCCCAATAGCCGCGTGCTCGCTGGAACCCTTGCGGCTCTGGAACGCGGTGGTATTGTCGTACTGGACATTAGCCTCTTGAGTACAGGAGCAGGAAACATGCTGGCGGGCCTCGTGTTGCGGCGAATCTTCTCTCACAATCAAGAATACTTTACGGGCGGACTTCGCGTCCTTCCAACAATAATGGTTCTCGAAGAAGCGCAAAGCGTGCTTGGCCGAAATCTGGAAGAGGGGAGTCCATTCGTGGAATGGGTCAAGGAAGGGCGGAAGTATGACCTGGGGGCAATTCTGGTTACGCAACAACCTGGTTCAATGGCTCCGGAACTGCTAAGTCAAGCGGACAATTGGTTCTGCTTTCATCTCCTGTCTGACGGAGACGCGGGCACTTTGGGAAAATACAATAGCCACTATTCAGATGACATCCTTGCGCACCTAATCGGAGAGCCCATAAGCGGGAACTGCTACATGTGGAGCGCACCTGATCAGCCCTTTGTGCTACCCGTTCGAATCCGCAACTTTGAAGACCTTTATCGTGAGAAAGTGAACAAAGATCCAGGGACGCCGCCTTTGAAGAAAACCATGGCCAAGGACATTGTGGAATTGGTGAGTCAAGCTGAAGGAAGGCTTGCCGAGGCGCTAATTGAAAAACTGAAACAGCCCATCGTAGCGTACGTTGAGCTCCCAGGCGTACTTTCTGGTGGAGCGACCGGTATCGGGGTCGGTTCCGGCCAGTTGTATTATCTTATCCGCGAAATCAAAACGACGGCAGACGCAACGCCAGAAGATGAATTAAAGGTGCTGCTCTTCAATCGAATCTTCGGCGAGGGAAACTATGTCATAGCCAAGGACCCGGGCACGAACAAAGATTACTTCTGTGCATCGGCGCAGGAATGGGAGAGAGTGCTGGGACAAAAACCCAAAGTTCGCTGA
- a CDS encoding DUF3696 domain-containing protein, translated as MLTKLRIVNFKCLADTGELEIRPLTFLVGPNSSGKSSLFQALLALRQTVDSADIENPLAANDGWVKLGGYSDFVHRHETNRRLEFYLDFFWLLPEELQKLFPTWRVTSQSDFRLRVAFHYDPQTTQVKLAEGELSVARPAQFSQRVRLQDVPEAHYECQLKWPQDGDEKEWRFETVQPIKFYGFAVSPQQVQEGMLGLLYSQILSLALQNELQNLLYIGPLREYPQRVYVTSGQVPQHVGTRGERAVEVLWAAHRTERLSQLLRRVQDWVKEFGIASGLKLNRLGKTNHYTVVLIDPNTGLEVNLSDVGFGASQLVPIIVGCLYAPLGCLLLIEQPEIHLHPKAQAQLGDLFIEATQQKDRRVIIETHSEHILARVRRRIAEGKIGREDVAIYYFQPTPRGSQVREIMLNKYGQYEDFPEGFFEEDFEEAFAHLQAMRNKIKKESR; from the coding sequence ATGCTGACCAAACTACGAATTGTCAACTTTAAGTGTTTAGCCGATACTGGGGAGCTTGAGATTCGCCCACTGACGTTTCTGGTTGGACCGAATTCGTCCGGTAAGAGTAGCCTTTTTCAGGCGCTCTTGGCGTTGCGTCAAACGGTGGATAGCGCCGATATTGAAAATCCACTGGCTGCTAATGATGGCTGGGTCAAGTTAGGGGGATATTCCGACTTCGTTCACCGACACGAAACGAACCGAAGACTTGAATTCTATTTGGACTTTTTCTGGCTTCTACCCGAGGAGCTACAAAAACTGTTTCCCACATGGCGTGTCACATCACAATCAGATTTCCGGCTTAGAGTCGCATTTCACTACGACCCCCAAACCACACAAGTGAAGTTAGCCGAAGGCGAACTGAGTGTGGCGCGGCCCGCTCAGTTTTCTCAACGGGTTAGGCTTCAGGATGTCCCCGAAGCGCACTATGAATGCCAGCTCAAATGGCCACAAGATGGAGACGAGAAGGAATGGAGATTCGAGACCGTACAACCAATCAAGTTTTATGGTTTTGCTGTATCGCCACAGCAGGTACAAGAAGGGATGCTTGGACTTCTCTACTCCCAGATACTCTCTCTGGCGCTCCAGAATGAACTGCAAAACCTTTTGTATATCGGTCCTCTACGAGAGTATCCCCAACGGGTTTACGTAACGAGCGGACAGGTTCCTCAACATGTTGGTACCAGAGGTGAAAGAGCCGTAGAAGTGTTGTGGGCAGCCCATCGGACTGAACGACTGAGCCAGCTGCTTAGACGAGTTCAGGACTGGGTTAAAGAGTTCGGTATCGCCTCGGGGCTTAAACTCAACCGACTCGGCAAGACAAATCATTACACGGTGGTGCTCATTGATCCGAACACCGGACTTGAGGTGAACTTAAGCGACGTCGGTTTTGGAGCATCGCAACTCGTGCCCATTATCGTAGGCTGCCTCTATGCACCGTTAGGTTGTCTTTTGCTCATCGAGCAACCTGAGATTCACCTACATCCCAAAGCCCAAGCCCAATTGGGAGACTTATTCATAGAGGCAACACAGCAAAAAGACCGGCGAGTAATCATTGAAACGCACAGCGAACACATCCTAGCACGAGTGCGCCGTCGCATCGCGGAGGGGAAGATCGGACGAGAAGACGTAGCCATTTACTATTTTCAACCAACTCCAAGAGGCTCTCAGGTTCGGGAAATCATGCTCAATAAGTATGGTCAGTACGAAGACTTTCCCGAGGGATTCTTCGAGGAGGATTTTGAGGAGGCTTTTGCCCACCTCCAGGCCATGCGCAACAAGATTAAAAAGGAGAGCCGCTAG